The region TAAGATAAcctccataaaaaaaaacatgttctCATAATTTCAGATAAAAATTGAGAAGAAAACTGACTCTGAATCTGAAGGTGAAATAGACATTGATGTGGATAGTGACAATGACAGTAGTGGGCCCTGCAAGTCTACCACGGAGCCTCCACTGCGGGCCACAAAGCCTCCTGATGAGGCCCCAATTGCTGTGCCTTTAAGCAAGTTTGAACCTATGCCTAGTAGGAGGcagaagaaaataaatttggtaagAAACAACGACATAAAATTCAAGGCATTTGggtcaattttatttaaattttctcTGATCTATGTATATGTATCTGACCAAGATAAcaatctagattctagatgtacAGATTTccttataatattttccttCCCTTGTGGTTGCAGAATGCACTGTTAcacattttacattttaaataactcATACATACCTATAGTACTTAATTTTATCTACTTGTGCTTAGGCACATAAGGCACATAATTACCAGCGTAATTGAATCTGCATAATTCTTATCAACCCACTACTCACTTCCCCATAATCCAGCATAATTGAAGTTCCCTGCATAATTCTTATTAACCCCTCACATACTCACTTCCCCTTTCCCAGGACGGCGAGGGCGGCTACACAATAATGCACACGGCGGGCGGCGACCTGGTGGCGGTGGGCGCCGAGCCGCGACAGCCGCGCaagccgccgcgcgccgcgcccgtcAGCCTCATACAGTGCCGGATGTACAACGCTGATCGACCGGTTAGTGGGGGTTTGTTATTGATATCTTGTGCTGAGGGTCTTGGGTTGAGGCATCTGATCAGGGGAGGTATTGGTTGTCGGGTCTTTGGTGTTAAAtatttgtgttgtgtgataCCACAGCTGCTAAGTGTGGAGATCACGGTAATGACTCTACAGGCTTGGAGAAGGCCTATTTGGGGTAGTGTAATTGTTGTAATTTAAagattgtgtgtgtgtttttatgaACAGTTAATAAGATGAACCTACAAGTACTTTGACCTGTTGATGTATAAGCATAACACATCAAATGCTTAGTAATCAATTAGTGTTTTTGGACCATACGGCCCGTTTGGTCCATATTTTAATGTTGTTTCTACATTTTGACAAGACTGTCTGCCCAAGAATGTTACATTTGAATATTTATCATTCAACTGATGTCGTTTTTGTTGGATGTGTGTTTTCCAGGTCTGTTTACAGTCCAGGCGGAACTCCAGGTATTTTACTTCAACTTCAAACTGAAAAGACATGTTCTATACTTAATTGCATGAAATTTCGATATAACCGTCCAGTCCTTTCCTCCTTTACCCCAAGATACGCCGCCGCTCTGATGTCAATTTTCTGTTTCAAGTCACTCTTTTATCTTCTATGTATTCAAATATAACATCTCCCGTTCCAGGCTCCCTACGAAGTCCGCCTCTACGTGTCGACCCTCATCAGCATGGACGTGCAAGCTCACGGCTCGCGCGCCGAGGTGATGGGGCTGCTGGGGGGCgaggcgggggcgggggtggTGACGCTGCGCGCCtaccgccccgccgccgccgccgccgggaaGACGCACTGTGATATGGATCCGGGTAATTTACCTTCACCTAATAAAGTTGCAATTttttaatcttattattatttgttggtGTACAAacaaagtgtattctatcatctatctatctaaggCTGCCCTTGCCAAGCATAGAGATTACAAAATAATCCTTTTTTGGAGGAAGTGAGAAAAAGGGGTGAATGACTTTAGTGATTTAATCATTAATCATCTCACATTCATCTGCTCCTCCCCAAAAACCTTTAGATGCAATACTGGACTCAAATCCTGGTTGGACAGTTTAGATAAAAGATATTAATGTAAGGTTGTAAATTTGTATCTTATGCAAAAgtagtatagtaagccgaattAATTCAAAATGAAGAACTCAGTCGCCCTTTGGCATGCTGTAACTACCACTTTTTCAACACCTATGTATATACTGTGCATCTGTGTAATTTTTTCCTCCATTCATAACAAACCACTATTCGTTCCAGTATCGCAAGCGCTAGCCAGCGAGCACCTCCTATCTCTCGGGCACACCCCGCTCGGCTGGCACCACTCGCACCCCGCCTTCCCGCCGGCGCCCTCCGCGCGCGACCTGCGCACTCAGGCGGCGCTACAGCGAGCGTTAGAGAGGCCCAGAGTGCCGTTCCTAGGGCTGATTACCTCGCAGCACTGGCCTACTGGGCGCACGGCTTCGCAGTATAGGTGAGTGGCTGTATAGCTGTCTTCCTCCCACTCACAGGTGTTTCGTACGTAAGAATGTGACGTAGCGCACGCAAACGGCGCTGCAGCGCGCGCTGGAGAGGCCCAGAGTGCCGTTCCTAGGGCTGATCACGTCGCAGCACTGGCCTACTGGGCGCACCGCCTCGCAGTATAGGTGAGTGACATCGTATATAGCCCACTCGTATGTGTTTTGTAGGAGAGAGTGTGACGTAGCGCACGCAAGCGGCCTTACAGCGCGCGCTCGAGAGGCCGCGGGTGCCGTTCCTAGGGCTCATCACCTCGCAGCATTGGCCTACGGGGCGTACGGCGTCGCAGTAAAGGTGAGTCATTGTATCTAGCCCACTTACATGTGTTTTGTAGGAGAGAATGTAACGTAGGCGGCGCTGCAGCGAGCGCTAGAGAGGCCGAGAGTGCCGTTCTTCAACCTCACAGCACTGGCCTACTGGCCGCACCGCCTCGCAGTATAGGTAAGCGGTTATGCATCGTAAAATATAGTTGTTTCCTTCCTAATGTTCGATAGGAGAGAGTGTGATGTAGGTAGCTTGGGTGCCCTTCCGCGGCCTCGTCACCTAGCATTTAAGTTGAGGACAGTAGTGTAATAGTTTGCAAAAACGAAAATAGCTTGGTTTTCGTTTTTGCAAACTATTACACTACTGTCCTCAACTTTGAGTTTCCGCtgggcgccactttgtatgctaGAAATAAAACTATAGACCAACATAAACATTCCCAAAAATGCGCAGTATACAATGTATACAATGGTAGTATGTGATAAAATGGACcgtaattttgaaattagaatagaatagaatagaatagaatactactttattgactaaaaataacacaaataacaatttatacagtGGAGTTAaagcaataggcggccttatcgctaaaagcgatctattagcatattaatataatatatttaataaacatataCCCATATCTTATTCCCAGATGCATCCGCGTAGAAACAACCGAGGACGGCTCCGAAGCGGGCTTCCAGCTGAGCGTAAAGCTAGTCCCGGACCTGACAGTAGACTCACTTCCGGGCTTCCTGCGCGAGCTGCGGGCGAGCGTGGACGGCGACCGGACCGAGTTCAGCGTGCGCATGGCCGCTGATGTGTGTCCGCAGGCCGGTGTCACGTATTTGGAGAAGGTAATTTTGTTGTGGTGATGGTTGTTTTAGtctattacttaaataatagggcaatataaaaataagtctaTGTATAAGCCTGCGCAGATGACAGACGTTTGTCCCCGGGACTACTTTCCtctaaatcctaactaatattataaatgcgaaagtaactgtgtctgtctgtctgtctgtctgttactctttcacgccaaaactactgaacggtcacatacggtctagaccctgggaaagaacataggctactttttatcccggaattcccacgggaaaactttttaaggcgaagcgaagcgcgcgggaacagctagtcttttataaataacggGGTACTTTTGGGCCTTTGTGTAGTTTTACCGAAGGGACAAAAGTCCCCGGCTAACAGTACCTACATCGTCTGCGCAAGCGGCCTTCtgccatattttttctaaacgtttttctatatttttttatacgcCATACAATATGGTCttattttcacatttataacattattaaCTTGTGTGTTACAGTGTATATCGAGCGTGTCGCACCACCTCCGCTCGGCGGGCTACTCGGAGGCGCACCCGCTCACCGCCGCGCTGCTGCGGGGGCTGCGCGACGTCTTCAGATAGACGCTGTGTTGGTGACCAACATTACCATATAGAAACTGTGTTGTTGGCGTGTATCTGCAGATAGACACTGTGTTGGTGACCAACATattcagaagggctagtacggggcgtatttaagtgacaaaagttttgcatcactgtcactcacatcgcgcagcctcatgagtgagcgcgactgagaacttttgtcacatctCATTAGGTTCCACTGCTACAGGACCAGATAGTCACTGTTGATCGGCAGATGGACACTGTGTGGTTGACGTACAACTGAAGATAGACACTGTGTTGTCGACCAACAACTACAGATAGTCACTGTGTTGGTGACCAACATTTTCAAGTCGGAAACACACTAACGTGTCGTGTCGTGACGCGCCAGAAGCATATCGGTTTCATACATTTAATATGGTGAGGGACATATTTGTCACATGGGACATGTCGTGTCATGTAGCTACACGTTATGCGAAAAGTATGAAACCGAGCTTCACGACACGACACGACACGTAAGTGTGCCGGGAGCTTCAGATAGACACGGTATTGGTGACCAACATCTACAGATATGCACTGTGTTGGTGACCAACATCTGGAGATAGACACTGTGTTGTTGACGTACATCTTCAGATAGACACTGTGTTCTTGACCAACATCTACAGATAGACACTGTGTTGATGACCAATATCTGCAGATAGACACTGTGTTGTTGACCAGCGTCTACAGATAGACAATGTGTTGTTGACCAACATCTGCAGATAGACACTGTGTTGGTGACCAACATCTTCAGATAGACACTGTATACTGTAAAGTTGGTCTAGAGCTGTACAATTCGTACAAGTTATGTTCTGACGtttaacaatataaatatgtttctGTTACTATAGTAGATTTTAGTACAGTAGAATTATCTACAGAAATGTAAGTTGTTTTTTGCagcatttttttgtatattgaTAGTCGAACTTGGCAAACATCTTCTGATatttcatagatttaatgcacTGTAGCTCGGCCAAACTGCTTATCCAATGAAAAGCTCAGGCACTCTGTTGTagattcataaaaacaatgacgTCAAACATTGTGTACCTGCCTATCATTATCAAGGATAGGCACTACGCCCTAGTTCACAAAGAGCTATCTGAAAAATATCTAGGAAACTGCTGGCCAGAGCAAAACTGTACTATAATGTCGGTTGTATTAAGCAATAATTATACCTTTTATATTAGGTAGTAAATAGGAATAAAGCTTTACATAAGTAGGTGCTTACTTTGgtaactttttaatatttccaTTGTAATATGGTACTTATCTTGTTCGATAGAAGTAGTAAGAatgatttaatatattattacagtatgagtaaatttattttcttttctatttAATGCTATTATGCGTATAGGTTTTACTTTTTACCCGGATTTGGGTGCCTTTCCACCAGAcatgtgctatgcagctatgaTGCGAAAGAAATTGTTCCACCAGTTTCCACCAGTCTATGCTTTGCTATGGGgactaattaatattattagtggATAGCaacgtagcatagcacatcgcCGCCGGTGGAAAACACCATTATCTAAGCCCCAGCTGGTGAACTTGTTATTGTAATATTACCAAAAACTCTGTGACATCACATTATTATAAGTCATATtcattgtaatttaaatactatttgtgttcatcataataatataatccaTTTTAAATCCTAAAGTATGctattttattcttatcgtGCTAATTAACGAATCGGTTACACCGATTTCTAGCTACTTTACAGGCAGACCAGTTTTCCTCAGTACGTGATTTTTTGTACCTACGAAATGCCCTGTCCCTCCTGACCATGAACTTCCGGATAGTGTCAGTAATCCAAGGCGTTGGTCGATGCTTGAGTTTTACAGGACGTACAAGGAGCATGAGTGTCAAACAGTTTTATGACATTGCTGCATAAGAACGCAACTCGAACGCAACCTTGTCATCGACATCTGGCAAGTCCTGCATGTCACTCCACTATTTATGTAGCATCGGATCTAAGCCTCTCAGCATCTAGCTTAGAAAAGTTACGTTGAAGGAGTACCACTGGCTTTGGTTTTGGAATGCGTAACCGATAAGAGCAGAAAATGAGGTCATGATTAGAGAAACCAGGAGCGAGGTGTTGTCcgtgtcatgaattttatatggagatgacgtttaatttgtaaataaatccctgtcggttagataaccgagaatggtgaaattggcactaagtatacagggtgattggtaagtcgatgtattcctttaaatgggttatagtcgaaggcatttccagtccagtaaattaagttgaatattgcgcaattaattattataattagttgaCTAGGATGTCACTGATggaaaacaatcaaaaaagtattaataaaatgattagttttttttaaatatttggcttttaaacataaattttggcaaaattataaaaaaaacttaaaacttaaataactcagaaatggttgactttcggataatgcattatggggttcagttcaatcgactggaaatgccttagtctataacccatttgaaggaatacatcgactttccaatcaccctgtataatagacgcatttttcctgaaataaaaatgacatattatgtatctagcctatctgaaacctagttaaacattgtgagatatggcgtttcgactttctccgtgttcggcatcataagggtcacagtgacagttaaataaagtccatttttctctccacctttaatttgcaaggtgcgggtgcctatataaaaagagtgagtcgcccgcgcgcctcagttgtaatatcaccatgcagaaatgactaggtttcagataggctagatacataatatgtcatttttatttcaggaaaaatgcgtctattatgtagtctgagcctatctgaaacctagttaaacattgtgagatgtgtttattatcgcatggtggagagaaaaccaactgtgacccataagctactgatgagtatatcagtagataaatatttgaatctataaatttataatgcatagatttctaggtaatagatatactaaaaagaaaggtataagtatacataagacttaagtacttccttattattcctgacttgtcagaaagttatggaaggtatgtacctatacatataggtaggtatttatacataggtatggatacacacagtgcctcttcgaaagcaatacttataagtaattattgatcataatcttgttattgtcaaggcaatatttttaacatacactagccgaatggatggaaccagtgaaatactttgcaacaatatttaaaagctgtaaaatgtagaatatcgatccaggccgctggggctcaggtcagcacatgctgactagggtatgtaattctggactgacctcagaaatgcagcagccgaccctggagcctcttggacctgctcagtcagccccgtacgacgacacggcctgcaacacctggcgcggcatctagtccttggaacgaggagtggtgcttgaagggaagataattttactaaatatctcagcctcatcagctactggaaaagattaacagatgaaggctgtgacactggcggataactaagtattcagtttttcaaaacatgatgcaggtcactatattcatattctagattgacaagtaacacacagtctaattttgtattctaactaactcggcggttaacgagttcctgtgcagtcctactaggaaggaaagttattttataagcctttgcaccgattttgtgggctactatcattctgtatcatcatgtgtgaatattatgagctctggcagcattccttggtagatgacatcaattaataaagattgattaacacaacaataacaattataatagttgataaatgaaacccggctaacatgtcttaactgggtaagtaaatgatcagtcatgccactaggataagtaaaatgttcagtacttcatatgaaaaacattaacaaggtcacctttaggtatgttcgtcaacactaaggacaggtctcggccaaaaccttaaggcttcgccttgttgcaacttcaaaggtacgtaggtaggtacctacttacattgttgtaggttcgattttgaaaccattaagtcaacctagataaaacaaaataaaatagctcgattaaataaagatggtacgtaaagatgttagttgtacacacggcaacgttaaatggttggcagggcacactaacgcaggtagtgtatgtgtgtgtcggcgacgtcaacgttattatttagttctgggcaacccacacacggatattgtaagcatgtagttgtgccagtgacaatgattcattgtttttatgatatgaagcaaaattttgcaaggtGTTGTAATAGAgtgaatggctcagttggtatgatacaagacttacatgaatcggtatggtggttcaaatcccactgaacttacaatattccttttttgtttttttaataatattaatttattttttaagatggttaataatagtattttagtatatacgaataaaagcaacacagaaagtaaatgtgttaataatgataatgagaaattaaagattttatgcaccttttaaactttatattattgattAACGTTACAGTCGTATTTTTGAGTAGTAAGGCAGGTAATTAAGTACGCGTCTTGCTTGCGCGGTGGCTACGATCGGTTCTGCCGGTGCTTGCGTGTGAgtggcggggcgcgggcgcaggGCCCTCCCCGCGCTCCGCTGCCGCACCTCTGGTCAGCTACAGGATGTTGCCGTCGGCGTTAACATTCTGCCCCCCTTGAAAGGAGCTGGTAGAGATCTCTTTCAATGTCTCTGCATCATCCTCGTCATCTGCAGTCACGGGTAAGGGACATACTTTGTTGAGGGCCCTCCGTTCAACGCCACGGTAGGTTATGAAGTCTGCCACTCTGCACACTCCGTCTGCTCCAGGATACATGTGCTGTACTCTGGCTAATTTCCACTTCATAGGCGGGAGATTCAATTCCTTGAAGACGACCATGTCTCCAGGTTTCAAGTTTTCATGTTTAAGGCGACATTTGTTTCTTTGTTGGGTTTCTGCCAAATATTCCTTTGACCAGCGACTCCAGAAGCTTTGTCGATATTGCTCAATCAGCTGATATCTAGTGCGTATCTTCATGTTCTCGCAGGGTGGTTCTGGTAGTGACGTCAGCGGCCGCCCGATGAGGAAGTGCCCTGGGGTCAAAGGAGAAAGATCGTTGGGGTCAGGAGATAAAGGAATTAGGGGTCGGGAGTTGAGGATCGCTTCAATTTGGGTAAAAAGCGTACTCAACTCCTCGAATGTAAGGCTAGCATTTCCTATTATGCGCTTAAGATGGTGCTTGGCACTTTTTACGCCTGCTTCCCAGAGTCCACCGAACGTGGGGCTGTAAGGgggtataaatttaaattgaatgcCCTCATTAGCGGTAAATTCTTTTATAGAACGAAGACTCGATCGCAGGACTTTGCCCAATTCATTGCTTGCACCCACATAATTCTTTCCATTATCACAATTAAGAATAATCGGTTTTCCTCTCCTGGAGATGAAGCGTTTCAAGCACATTATCAGGGCTTGTGTAGTGAGATCGCTGACTATTTCAAGATGTAAGGCCTTTGTTGCGAAACAAACGAATATACATAAGTAACATTTTGAGATTTTATTGCCACGACCTTTTTTACTTGAAATCATGAAAGGGCCAGCGAAATCAGTGCCACATATTTGAAAGGGAAAGCATTGAGATACTCTATTGGAAGGTAAGTTACCGAGAAACGGCTCTAAAGTCTTACCTTTCAATCTTGTACATGTTATGCATTTACGAACTGTACTTCTTGCTAAATTTCTCCCGGCTAGGGGCCAAAATTGTTCCCTAAATGAACTAAGGAGTAATTGCGGGCCAGCGTGGAAGAGTCGTAGGTGCTCGGCTGCCATAAGCATTTTAGTGTAATGATGCTTACTATCCAAAAGGGCTGGATGTTTTTGTTCGTAATTTAGAGAAGCATTCTCCAACCGACCACCCACTCGCACGCTAAAACGCCGTTCGCATCGAGGAATGGAGATAACTGTAAAATACGAGATTTATGTTTAAGTGAGTTACCTTTAGTCAATACTTCAATTTCAGAGGAAAAGGATTCCCTTTGTGACATTTTAACGAGAAACATTAAAGACTCATTAAGTTCATGATTATTTAATGGCTCAGTGTTTCTGGCTTttgttttacaattttttatgAACCGAAACACGTAAGCATACACTCTTTTAAGTTTTAACGCATTcgaatatttttcaaaatttataacattgtCTGTCATTTGTTTATTACGAATATGATTGACTTTTAACTCTGGTAAATCTATCTTTATGTTAGGTGTTTGAGGCCATTCTGACTCCGCTTCTGAAAGAAAGGAAGGACCTCGCCACCACAATGATGAGCTAACTAAAACACTTGGTTTTACACCCCTTGAGGCTAGGTCCGCAGGATTATGTTCCGTCGGCACATGCCTCCATGAATCACGGTCAGTCAGTTCGTGTATTTCATGTATACGATTACAGACAAACGCTTTCAAGACTTTAGGTTGCGTTCTTATCCAGCCTATAGTGATCGTTGAATCAGACCAGAAAATCTTTTTGTTAATTTGACAACGAAGTGCCTCACTTACTCTCGCTACCAGACGCGCTCCTAGGAGAGCAGCACACAGCTCAAGACGAGGTATTGTGACGGTTTTCAAAGGTGAAACCCTAGTTTTAGAACATAGTAGGCTAATTGTTACTGTGTTGCAATCATTGACGGTTCGGAGGTATACGCAGGCAGCATAAGCATTTTGGGAAGCGTCCACAAAGCAATGAAGTTCTGTGACGACAGGAGAAGTGCATAGCGTGAACCTCGGAACTGACACTGTAAGTAGAATATTTAATTGGGATATTAAGTTTTTCCatgttttttcaatatttttgggAACAGGGGTGTCCCACTCTAACTTTAATTGCCATAAAGTCTGAAGAAGTATTTTTAATGTGATTGTACTAGCGCTCAGAAGGCCAAGTGGATCGAAAATTTTGCACGTGTTAGACAAAATATTTCGTTTCGTTGTTTGTGTAGTGTctgtgtttatgtttattgagAATTTTAATGTATCTGTGTTAGGTGCCCAAGTAATTCCTAACACACTTGattctttgtttaaattaagAGCCTCAGTTT is a window of Plutella xylostella chromosome 17, ilPluXylo3.1, whole genome shotgun sequence DNA encoding:
- the LOC105395558 gene encoding uncharacterized protein LOC105395558, giving the protein MADEDEIDILGDFSFNSCLAQNNQGIPSSENEDTVHPQWLLDSTESNWYDNRHESNTSSGPSRILSGNSRSRKSSHSMNTHTTWNKQERLLLNREMSKYGRDVKKISQTLKTKSEAEIQALIEAEHGVHLDTPHLGLDKAHEEQEDIPAVVQEEIVADDTADLHDIIEMVTTGSPTIVLPSKKNINRSINSLLKPEVLLDIKKVTTSILINPSEIFYDDDLIIGSTESVEILDGDNKGIISKRLVGNKKSDPKLKPKVAQKIGNHRRKHSTHNYDSGGVTKPRNRSKDNKKSPLNRQRKDSNLSEDSKSPKLQIVFSSGQALPVSEGEQVIKIEKKTDSESEGEIDIDVDSDNDSSGPCKSTTEPPLRATKPPDEAPIAVPLSKFEPMPSRRQKKINLDGEGGYTIMHTAGGDLVAVGAEPRQPRKPPRAAPVSLIQCRMYNADRPAPYEVRLYVSTLISMDVQAHGSRAEVMGLLGGEAGAGVVTLRAYRPAAAAAGKTHCDMDPVSQALASEHLLSLGHTPLGWHHSHPAFPPAPSARDLRTQAALQRALERPRVPFLGLITSQHWPTGRTASQYRCIRVETTEDGSEAGFQLSVKLVPDLTVDSLPGFLRELRASVDGDRTEFSVRMAADVCPQAGVTYLEKCISSVSHHLRSAGYSEAHPLTAALLRGLRDVFR